In Chrysoperla carnea chromosome 2, inChrCarn1.1, whole genome shotgun sequence, the following proteins share a genomic window:
- the LOC123291712 gene encoding 26S proteasome regulatory subunit 6A-B — translation MASLEDKSIWDDGEDALGEEVLRMSNDEIISRTRLLDNEIKIMKSEVMRINHELQAQNEKIKENTEKIKVNKTLPYLVSNVIELLDVDPQEEEEDGAVVDLDAQRKGKCAVVKTSTRQTYFLPVIGLVDEEKLKPGDLVGVNKDSYLILETLPAEYDARVKAMEVDERPTEQYSDIGGLDKQIQELIEAVVLPMTHKEKFLNLGIHPPKGVLLYGPPGTGKTLLARACAAQTKSTFLKLAGPQLVQMFIGDGAKLVRDAFALAKEKSPAIIFIDELDAIGTKRFDSEKAGDREVQRTMLELLNQLDGFSSTSDIKVIAATNRVDILDPALLRSGRLDRKIEFPHPNEEARARIMQIHSRKMTVNPDVNFEELARTTDDFNGAQCKAVCVEAGMIALRRNASAVTHEDFMDAIMEVQAKKKANLNYYA, via the coding sequence atggcATCATTAGAAGATAAATCAATATGGGACGATGGAGAAGATGCCCTAGGTGAAGAAGTACTTCGTATGTCAAATGATGAAATAATTAGTCGCACTCGACTTTTAgacaatgaaattaaaataatgaaaagtgaAGTAATGCGAATCAATCACGAATTACAAgcgcaaaatgaaaaaattaaggaaaatactgagaaaattaaagtaaacaaaactTTACCATATCTAGTATCAAACGTTATAGAATTATTGGATGTAGATCCACAGGAAGAGGAGGAAGATGGTGCTGTAGTGGATTTGGATGCTCAACGGAAGGGAAAATGTGCAGTTGTTAAGACATCAACACGGCAGACGTACTTCTTACCAGTTATTGGTTTGGTtgatgaagaaaaattaaaaccagGTGATTTAGTTGGAGTGAATAAagattcatatttaattttggaaacTTTACCTGCTGAATACGATGCTCGAGTTAAAGCTATGGAAGTTGATGAACGACCTACCGAACAATATTCTGATATCGGTGGTCTAGACAAACAAATTCAAGAATTAATTGAAGCTGTTGTCTTACCAATGACCCataaagagaaatttttaaacttaggTATCCATCCACCAAAAGGTGTCCTTTTATATGGTCCACCTGGTACTGGTAAAACATTGCTTGCTCGTGCATGTGCTGCCCAAACAAagtcaacatttttaaaattagccgGACCACAGTTAGTACAAATGTTTATCGGTGATGGTGCGAAATTAGTACGTGATGCTTTCGCCTTAGCCAAAGAAAAATCTCCAGCGATTATATTTATCGATGAATTAGATGCAATTGGTACAAAACGATTCGATTCAGAGAAAGCCGGTGATCGTGAAGTTCAACGTACTATGTTGGAACTTTTAAATCAATTGGATGGATTTAGTTCAACATCAGATATCAAAGTTATTGCTGCTACCAATCGTGTTGATATTCTAGATCCAGCTCTTTTACGTTCAGGGCGTTTAGATCGTAAAATTGAATTTCCACATCCAAATGAGGAGGCTCGTGCACGTATTATGCAAATTCATTCACGTAAAATGACCGTAAATCCAGACGTTAATTTTGAAGAATTAGCTCGTACAACTGATGATTTTAATGGGGCACAATGTAAGGCAGTATGCGTTGAAGCTGGTATGATTGCTTTACGTAGAAATGCTTCAGCAGTTACTCATGAAGATTTCATGGATGCTATTATGGAGGTTCAAGCTAAGAAGAAAGCTAACTTGAATTATTATGCTTAA
- the LOC123292448 gene encoding kinesin-like protein Nod: protein MEIKHDVCPLKVSVRIRPGNCEAENVVALNEEDDTAIAIGDKAFIFDKIFDCNATQERIYNETVKPFVQKVLTGYSCTCLAYGQTGTGKTYTMLGKNKTANYEQNAGLISRALDDIFNSINEDIENRQMKVEVAFIEIYNNKIFDLLRPCKDNQWVFKNSKIEPSVFQEVRMVFEAQELLTFGVRHRHTGETKMNAKSSRSHTIFTIKCTIENNLTSQISKLNLVDLGGSESIKRTGNEGIARSEGISINQSLLALRQVLIALSRNDRVIPFRESVLTTVLYDSLTIKNFIILIACISPQANDYFETISTLRFAESTKEIKSKPEIDLVFNKLKAKNPTVIEKCNVILSVVGINPTPSKILKLNNTISTPGHRNKFKIPRTALKVNNTYSPMHSTAIHTPMDNSKLIFMDLVKKGPDINPQDFEVDEANLSSSTVLEELQTHPPKNDSYSPIVQKCTKVIEDKLSHIVSDQLNTIMRRKSKRLALMQDMSPYKRTPDNEPEKTPFGRSFLMNNFEDTIKRMVEEQVKQMTEKTLNKYFKKDSISARKLFSDDSNENYTANSENSNSEYVRTLPLTDDSNSVEYSMISQTSSNSQNDHVFKVPTITKPLKSQRKNAPRRSKRLSVLYIEEKENIIEDNDGAGCSGTQRRRSKRISMSIDKENSKSRCSKKRILKTPQRYSPIISTTVKRHQSKRKSLAPSIIKHKEKVLETLNNGSARDITKLSMIGPKTSEQIVTYRSLHGHFKELKDVKNMKFWSDKQWNKFLQSNCCLI, encoded by the exons ATGGAAATCAAACATGATGTATGTCCTTTAAAAGTGAGTGTTCGAATTCGACCCGGAAATTGTGAAGCAGAAAATGTTGTTGCTCTCAATGAAGAAGATGATACG GCAATCGCAATTGGTGATAAAGCTTttatatttgacaaaattttcgACTGCAATGCAACACAAGAAAGAATTTATAATGAAACCGTCAAACCGTTTGTCCAAAAAGTTTTAACCGGCTACAGTTGTACATGTTTAGCTTATGGCCAAACAGGAACGGGCAAAACTTATACAATGCTTGGAAAGAATAAa ACGgcaaattatgaacaaaatgcTGGATTAATATCACGTGCTTTAGACGATATATTCAATTCCATTAACGAGGACATCGAAAATCGACAAATGAAAGTAGAGGTCGCATTTatcgaaatttataataataaaattttcgatttacttCGCCCGTGTAAAGACAATCAATGggttttcaaaa ATTCAAAAATAGAACCGTCAGTATTTCAAGAAGTTCGAATGGTTTTCGAAGCACAAGAATTATTAACATTTGGTGTACGACATCGTCATACCGGTGAAACTAAAATGAATGCAAAGAGTTCCAGATctcatacaatatttacaatcaaATGTACAATTGAGAATAA tttaacttcacaaatttctaaattaaatctTGTTGATCTTGGTGGTTCTGAGAGTATAAAACGTACTGGAAATGAAGGAATCGCTCGCTCAGAAGGAATTTCTATTAATCAGAGTTTATTAGCGCTACGTCAAGTTCTTATTGCGCTATCACGAAATGATCGAGTTATACCATTCAGAGAATCGGTTTTAACGACTGTTTTATATg ATTCGttaacgattaaaaattttataattttaattgcttgtatTAGTCCACAAGCGAACGATTATTTTGAGACAATTAGTACGCTAAGATTTGCAGAAAGTACCAAAGAAATCAAAAGTAAACCAGAAATTGACCTggtattcaataaattaaag GCAAAAAATCCAACagttattgaaaaatgtaatgtaatattaaGTGTTGTTGGAATTAATCCAACCCCATCAAAAATACTGAAACTGAATAATACAATTTCTACTCCTGGACatcgtaataaatttaaaatacctagGACGGCATTGAAAGTTAATAATACATACTCCCCGATGCATTCTACAGCGATTCATACACCAATGGATaatagtaaattaatatttatggatTTAGTAAAAAAAGGTCCAGATATCAATCCACAAGATTTTGAAGTAGACGAAGCAAATTTATCATCGTCTACTGTACTTGAAGAGCTTCAGACCCATCCACcaaaaaatgattcatataG TCCAATTGTTCAAAAATGTACAAAAGTAATTGAAGATAAATTGTCGCATATCGTTAGTGatcaattaaatacaataatgcgTCGAAAGTCTAAACGTTTGGCGCTAATGCAAGATATGTCACCTTATAAAAGAACTCCAGATAATGAGCCAGAAAAGACACCTTTTGGAagaagttttttaat GAATAATTTTGAGGACACAATTAAAAGAATGGTTGAAGAGCAAGTGAAACAGATGACTGAAAAAacattgaacaaatattttaaaaaagattccATTTCTGCTCGAAAATTG TTTTCAGATGATAGTAACGAAAATTACACTGCAAATAGTGAAAACAGTAACAGTGAATATGTTCGAACGTTACCCTTAACTGATGATTCCAACAGTGTTGAATATTCAATGATCTCACAGACGAGTAGCAATTCTCAAAATGATCACGTTTTTAAAGTACCTACAATTACAAAACCATTAAAATCACAACGTAAAAATGCGCCACGAAGATCGAAACGACTTTCCgttttatatattgaagaaaaggAGAATATTATTGAGGACAACGATGGTGCAGGATGTAGTGGTACACAGCGACGTCGATCAAAACGTATATCTATGTCAATAGATAAAGAAAATTCGAAGAGTAGGTGTAGTAAAAAACGTATCCTAAAAACCCCTCAAAgat attcacCAATTATATCCACAACTGTAAAACGACACCAATCTAAGCGAAAATCATTGGCACCATCAATAATAAAGCataaagaaaaagttttggAAACTTTAAATAATGGGTCAGCTAGAGACATCACGAAATTATCAATGATTGGACCAAAAACTTCTGAGCAAATTGTAACATATCg atcGTTACATGGTCATTTTAAGGAATTAAAAgatgtaaaaaatatgaaattctgGTCAGATAAACAATGGAATAAGTTTTTGCAG agtaattgttgtttaatataa
- the LOC123293880 gene encoding autophagy-related protein 101 — protein sequence MNARSQVFELTMEGRQVDEAVASIFHTVLFHRSLGKFIYNAEGSYSVGTVGYTDVDCDFIDFTYVCCTSSTLDRTLKREISGFSELLRGNEGSGTGQISLEFFQKKRNRWPFQPECIPWEVWTVRLELINLNSEDERQVCREKVGEMLTDKILYITEIMNRHDYVPKMPNQSELELIFDTSYADVQPYLFKFNYSTAGPSSTSVGSTMKKLIRETLAL from the coding sequence atgaATGCACGGTCTCAAGTTTTTGAGTTGACAATGGAAGGTCGTCAAGTGGACGAAGCCGTTGCGAGTATATTCCATACAGTGTTATTTCATCGATCGTTaggtaaatttatatataatgcgGAGGGTAGTTATTCGGTTGGTACAGTGGGTTATACAGATGTTGACTGTGATTTTATTGACTTTACTTACGTTTGTTGTACATCAAGTACTTTAGATCGTACTCTTAAACGTGAAATATCTGGATTCTCAGAATTATTACGTGGTAACGAAGGTAGTGGTACCGGACAAATTAGTTTAGAGTTCTTTCAAAAGAAACGTAATCGTTGGCCGTTTCAACCAGAATGTATACCTTGGGAAGTGTGGACTGTACgcttagaattaattaatttaaatagtgaGGACGAACGACAAGTTTGCAGGGAAAAAGTGGGAGAAATGTTAACTGATAAAATCTTATATATAACAGAGATTATGAATCGGCATGATTATGTACCAAAAATGCCAAACCAATCAGAGTTGGAATTAATATTCGATACTTCGTATGCGGATGTACAgccttatttatttaaatttaattatagcaCGGCAGGGCCGTCAAGTACATCTGTTGGTTCgacaatgaaaaaattaatacgtGAAACTTTAGCACTATag